The Stigmatella ashevillena genomic sequence CGCTGGCCCCTGGAGGGGAGCGGTTGGGAGTCCTGGGGCGGTTCATCGTCTACGGGCTCATGGGCCTGTGCATCGAGTGCTGCTTCACCTCGGTGATGGATTTGGCCACGGGGGAGGGAGACCTTCGGCTCAAGGGGTACTCGTACCTGTGGATGCACCCCATCTGGGGCGCGACCTTGCTGCTGGCCGAGGTCCTCATGGGGTGGCTGAAGCGCCTGAGGCTGCGCCGGTTCACGCGCGCCTTCATCGCCATGGCCGCGAGCTTCACCATTGAGTACGTCACCGGTGCCCTGCTGGTGGTGGCCGTCGGCCGGTGCCCGTGGGACTACTCGGCCTCGCCGTGGAACGTGCACGGGCTGATTCGCTTGGACTACGCCCCCCTCTGGTTTTTGTGTGGGTTGACCTGCGAGCCGCTCACCCGCTTCGTCCGGCGCATCCGCATCTTCGCCTGGGAACCTGAGGCGCTGGAGGCCGCCTCGGGCCCGAATCGCAGCGGGGAGGAAACACTTTCTCGCACATCGCGATAATGGGGGTGTTCCGCACAACGACAGTTGACGACAAATGCGGAGCGCCACCGACAGGGAGTTCACCATGGCGAGCAGCGTTACGCGTTCTTCGGACAGCGCATCCCGGACTTCCAGCGCCGTGTCCCGGACTTCCGGCGCCACGTCCCAGGCTTCCGGCGCCACCTCCCGCACCTCGATCGTCGATCGCAGTGCCACCAGTCCGCGCGCGGCCACGGGCCACACCGAACGCAGCAGCTTCACGGCCACGAGCCGCACTTCGCCTGCGGCATCGACGGGCTCGCTGCGCCCCGGGGCGCGCGGTGAATCCGTGCGCTCGCTCCAGGACAAGCTGAAGGCTTCGGGGTTCGATCCGGGCCGGAGTGACGGCATCTTCGGCCCGCGCACCGAGCGGGCGGTTCGTGACTTCCAGCGCTCGCAGGGGCTGCAAGTCGACGGCATCGCGGGCCGCCGCACGTCCGCGGCGCTCAACGGCACCGATGGCATGGCTGGCAACCGCCCTGGGACGAACGGCGTCAACGGCACCGCGCGCCTCAACAACCAGCCCGATGGCCGTGGCATGACGACGGGCTCCATCACGGTGAATGGCCGCTCGTACCAGTTCAACTCCGGCTCGGGCAGCCGCTTCTCGACGCCAGAGGGCACCTACCGGGTGACCGCGCATCGCAACAGCCGCTCTGAAGCGGCCTTTGTCCGGGACGGCGTCGGCTTCAGCTTCCGCATGGAGGATGCGCGCCGTCCCAACTCCGACGCGATGTACGACTCGCGCGCAGGCCGTGACCGCACGGCGCTGCGCATCCACCCGGACGGTGGCGCGCGCGGCACTGCAGGCTGCATCGGCATTGTCGGTGATGCGGCGACGATGCGTCAGTTCCGCGACGACATGAACGCGGAGCTCCGCCGGAACGGCGGCTCGTACACGCTCCGCGTACAGTGAGGCCCCGCGGAGGCCTTGCGGTCTCCGCGAGCGCTCCGGATGCAAGGCCCCTCGTGACTACTGGGGGGCTCCCGTCATCGTCTCGAGCAGGTGGACGAGGGACTGCTTCTCCTCGGTCGTGAGCTTGAGTTCCACGATGGTGGCCGTCTTCGTTCCCGTGAAAGCGCCCGAGGGCTCGCCGCCCTTGTCGTAGAAGTCGATGACCTCCGCCAGCGTGGCCAGCTCACCGGTGTGCATGTACGGCCCCGTCAGCGCGATGTTGCGCAGCGTGGGCGTCCGGTAGGCGCCTTCCATCTCCACCCGCTTCGTCTGCAGGTCCGCGTGCACGGCCGAGAGGCGCGTTGCATCCAGCCCCGTCCTGTTGTCGCTGTAGCGTCCCGCGGCGTTGAACTGCCAGTCGAGCATCGGCTGCATCGCGACATACTGCCCCGCGGCGCTCTCCGACGCGTCCTTCACGCCGATGTTGTGAAACAGGTTGTCGCTCATCGTCGCGCCCTTGTGACACACGGCGCACTGGCCCTTGCGGAAGTATGTCTTCAGCCCGAGGAAGGCCGGATCCGCTTCGACTTGCGCCTGGCTGACATCGACGGCGGCGATGAAGCGGCGCACGTCCTCGTCGAACGGCGCGCTCGTGCGGTTGATCTTCCGCTCGTAGGCCTGCATCAGCTTGCCCACGTTGGCCAGCACCTCGTCTCCGTCCACCGTCTCCTCCGGCGTCTTGCCGAAGATGTCTTTGTAGGAGGACTCGTAGGCCTCGGTGAGGCGCGCCCGGACGATGGTGGCGTTCGAGTTCATCTCGAAGGGGTTCGTCATCGGCAGGATGGCCTGGTTCCACAGCCGGTCCGCGCGCCCATCCCACATGAACCAGCGGTTGTAGTCCGCGTTGAGCGTGCTCGGCGGGTTGCGGCCCGTCAGGTGGCCGTCACACCCCTCCGCCTTGGCCGTGTCCACCGTCTTGCCCTCTCCGCCGTGGCAGCTGGCGCAGGCCACCGTCCCACACCCCGACAGCTTCTTGTCGTTGAAGAGCGCCAGGCCCAGCTCCGCCGCCCGGGCGTCATCCGCGAACCGGTTCGTCGCGTCCACGGGGGGACGCTTCGTCAGCGTGTGCAGCTCGCGCAGAATCTCCAACTCGTCGAAGGAGGGAAAGATGTCTTCGGATCCACATGCGCCAGTCAGCAGGCCCACCACGGTCAATGCCAACAGGTGGGTGCTCGGACGGTTCGCCTTCTTCACAGGTGCTCCTATCGGCATGGCAGGGCAGCGGGCGAGACAGAATTCGCCCCTGCCATTTGTTACCTTGCCGT encodes the following:
- a CDS encoding putative ABC transporter permease, whose translation is MNGDRGALTEPLAPGGERLGVLGRFIVYGLMGLCIECCFTSVMDLATGEGDLRLKGYSYLWMHPIWGATLLLAEVLMGWLKRLRLRRFTRAFIAMAASFTIEYVTGALLVVAVGRCPWDYSASPWNVHGLIRLDYAPLWFLCGLTCEPLTRFVRRIRIFAWEPEALEAASGPNRSGEETLSRTSR
- a CDS encoding peptidoglycan-binding domain-containing protein — encoded protein: MASSVTRSSDSASRTSSAVSRTSGATSQASGATSRTSIVDRSATSPRAATGHTERSSFTATSRTSPAASTGSLRPGARGESVRSLQDKLKASGFDPGRSDGIFGPRTERAVRDFQRSQGLQVDGIAGRRTSAALNGTDGMAGNRPGTNGVNGTARLNNQPDGRGMTTGSITVNGRSYQFNSGSGSRFSTPEGTYRVTAHRNSRSEAAFVRDGVGFSFRMEDARRPNSDAMYDSRAGRDRTALRIHPDGGARGTAGCIGIVGDAATMRQFRDDMNAELRRNGGSYTLRVQ
- a CDS encoding cytochrome-c peroxidase; this translates as MKKANRPSTHLLALTVVGLLTGACGSEDIFPSFDELEILRELHTLTKRPPVDATNRFADDARAAELGLALFNDKKLSGCGTVACASCHGGEGKTVDTAKAEGCDGHLTGRNPPSTLNADYNRWFMWDGRADRLWNQAILPMTNPFEMNSNATIVRARLTEAYESSYKDIFGKTPEETVDGDEVLANVGKLMQAYERKINRTSAPFDEDVRRFIAAVDVSQAQVEADPAFLGLKTYFRKGQCAVCHKGATMSDNLFHNIGVKDASESAAGQYVAMQPMLDWQFNAAGRYSDNRTGLDATRLSAVHADLQTKRVEMEGAYRTPTLRNIALTGPYMHTGELATLAEVIDFYDKGGEPSGAFTGTKTATIVELKLTTEEKQSLVHLLETMTGAPQ